In one window of Arachis ipaensis cultivar K30076 chromosome B06, Araip1.1, whole genome shotgun sequence DNA:
- the LOC107646107 gene encoding CDPK-related kinase 3 gives MGQCYGKPNPTAGNHHDVDPAAAIEASGEAFRSPLPSSAATNGFPSVKYTPARSSSHASPWPSPYPHGVNASPLPGDGVSPSPARGTTPRRFFRRPFPPPSPAKHIRASLAKRLGQGKPKEGPIPEDRGAEAEAVAEQSLDKSFGYGKNFGAKYELGNEVGRGHFGHTCSARVKKGELKDQLVAVKIISKAKMTTAIAIEDVRREVKLLKALSGHKHLVKFYDAYEDANNVYIVMELCEGGELLDRILSRGGRYTEEDAKVIVLQILSVVAFCHLQGVVHRDLKPENFLFTSRSEDADMKLIDFGLSDFIRPDERLNDIVGSAYYVAPEVLHRSYSLEADIWSIGVITYILLCGSRPFWARTESGIFRAVLRADPNFDDLPWPTVSSEAKDFVKRLLNKDYRKRMTAVQALTHPWLRDDSRPIPLDILIYKLVKSYLHATPFKRAAVKALSKALTEDELVYLRVQFRLLEPNRDGHVSLDNFKMALARHATDAMRESRVLEIIHAMEPLAHRKMDFEEFCAAAISTYQLEAHDRWEDIANTAFEHFEREGNRVISVEELARELNLGPSAYAILKDWIRNTDGKLNLLGYTKFLHGVTLRSNPRHR, from the exons ATGGGCCAGTGCTACGGCAAGCCCAATCCCACCGCCGGTAACCACCATGACGTCGACCCAGCCGCCGCAATTGAGGCCTCCGGGGAAGCATTTCGCTCCCCGCTCCCCTCCTCCGCCGCCACCAACGGCTTCCCGTCGGTGAAGTACACGCCGGCGCGCTCGTCCTCACATGCGAGCCCATGGCCAAGCCCGTACCCTCACGGCGTGAACGCCAGCCCGTTGCCGGGGGACGGGGTGTCGCCGTCGCCGGCCAGGGGGACTACGCCGAGGAGGTTCTTCAGACGGCCGTTTCCTCCTCCGTCTCCGGCGAAGCACATAAGGGCGTCGCTGGCGAAGAGGCTGGGGCAGGGTAAGCCGAAGGAGGGGCCGATACCGGAGGATCGAGGGGCGGAGGCGGAGGCGGTGGCTGAGCAGTCTCTTGACAAGAGCTTCGGTTATGGAAAGAACTTTGGAGCTAAGTATGAGCTGGGAAACGAAGTGGGGCGAGGGCATTTTGGTCATACCTGCTCCGCCAGGGTGAAGAAGGGTGAGCTCAAAGACCAGCTTGTTGCTGTCAAAATCATTTCCAAGGCCAAG ATGACCACGGCAATAGCAATTGAAGATGTTCGTAGAGAGGTGAAGCTATTAAAAGCTCTATCTGGCCATAAGCATCTTGTCAAATTTTATGATGCTTACGAGGATGCCAACAACGTGTACATAGTTATGGA atTGTGTGAAGGTGGGGAGCTTCTTGACCGGATTTTGTCAAG GGGGGGAAGATATACAGAGGAGGACGCCAAGGTTATAGTTTTGCAGATTCTAAGTGTAGTTGCTTTTTGTCATCTTCAAGGTGTTGTCCACCGTGACCTAAAGCCTGAG AATTTTCTCTTCACTTCAAGGAGCGAAGATGCTGATATGAAGCTTATAGATTTTGGTCTATCTGATTTCATCAGGCCAG ATGAACGGTTGAATGACATTGTTGGGAGTGCATATTATGTTGCACCTGAGGTCCTTCACAGGTCATATAGTCTAGAAGCAGATATATGGAGTATCGGTGTTATCACCTACATCTTACTATGTGGAAGTCGGCCTTTCTGGGCTCGAACAGAATCTGGAATTTTTCGTGCAGTGCTCAGAGCTGATCCCAACTTCGATGATCTACCCTGGCCAACTGTGTCTTCAGAGGCTAAGGACTTTGTCAAAAGGCTCTTAAACAAGGATTACAGGAAAAGAATGACCGCTGTCCAAGCACTGA CTCACCCTTGGTTAAGGGATGACAGTCGTCCTATTCCATTAGATATATTAATTTATAAACTAGTGAAGTCATATCTTCATGCGACTCCATTCAAGCGTGCAGCAGTGAAG GCCCTTTCAAAAGCCTTGACAGAGGATGAGTTAGTTTATCTTAGAGTACAATTCAGATTGTTGGAACCAAATAGAGATGGGCATGTCTCCCTTGACAATTTCAAAATG GCTCTTGCTCGTCATGCCACTGATGCCATGAGGGAGTCAAGGGTTCTCGAAATCATACATGCG ATGGAACCACTTGCCCATAGGAAGATGGATTTCGAAGAATTTTGTGCCGCTGCTATTAGCACTTATCAACTGGAGGCACATGATAGGTGGGAAGATATTGCCAATACTGCTTTTGAGCATTTTGAGAGAGAAGGCAACCGTGTGATATCAGTTGAAGAGTTAGCAAGA GAGTTGAATCTTGGTCCTTCAGCTTATGCCATTCTCAAAGATTGGATACGAAATACTGATGGGAAGCTCAATTTACTTGGATATACAAAATTCTTACATGGCGTGACTCTCCGGTCAAACCCAAGACACCGATGA